In the genome of Montipora foliosa isolate CH-2021 chromosome 3, ASM3666993v2, whole genome shotgun sequence, one region contains:
- the LOC137997642 gene encoding uncharacterized protein → MCQNCGKKYPHKGGMLKCPAQGSECYNCGKFNHFAKYCMSKPRQENATGTRPADRKPARRSGLRKLSDDSESDEDVFILSLYSIGNNRNKHPMFKVRVNDTWLDLLADSGSSMDLLDSKSFNKLKPRPTLEPTNAKIYPYKSDDTLPILGKFTARVKTTNTQTIEETFYVTQGTDGSILSWRTSEALELIKVARPLITPSSDDRVDQLVREYDDLFHGLGKLKGRQVKIHIDETVQPVAQPHRRIPFHVRKQLEEQLEKDEQQGVIEHEDGPTPWVSPIVLHPSMNPVK, encoded by the coding sequence ATGTGCCAAAACTGTGGAAAAAAATACCCACACAAAGGAGGAATGCTTAAATGCCCGGCCCAAGGAAGTGAATGCTACAATTGTGGAAAGTTCAACCACTTTGCTAAATACTGCATGAGCAAACCTAGACAAGAAAACGCCACCGGGACCCGACCGGCTGACCGAAAACCCGCTCGACGCTCTGGTCTACGCAAACTAAGCGATGATAGTGAAAGTGACGAAGATGTTTTTATTCTCAGTCTTTACAGCATTGGAAACAACCGCAACAAGCACCCAATGTTCAAAGTTAGAGTCAATGACACATGGTTAGATCTCCTTGCTGACTCTGGATCAAGTATGGACCTGTTAGATAGCAAGAGTTTTAACAAACTCAAGCCACGACCCACCCTGGAACCAACAAATGCGAAGATTTACCCGTACAAATCGGATGACACTCTACCAATCCTCGGAAAATTCACAGCACGCGTCAAAACCACCAACACCCAGACCATCGAAGAAACTTTCTATGTGACCCAAGGAACCGACGGGTCAATTCTCAGCTGGCGCACTTCCGAAGCCCTCGAGCTCATTAAAGTTGCTAGACCACTCATCACCCCATCCTCTGACGACAGAGTTGATCAGCTAGTACGAGAATATGACGACCTATTCCATGGTCTTGGAAAGTTAAAGGGACGACAAGTCAAAATTCACATCGATGAAACGGTTCAACCTGTAGCGCAACCTCACAGACGAATACCTTTTCATGTGAGAAAGCAGTTAGAAGAACAGCTGGAGAAAGATGAACAACAAGGAGTAATCGAGCATGAAGACGGACCTACACCCTGGGTATCACCCATCGTGTTGCACCCAAGCATGAACCCGGTAAAGTGA
- the LOC137995005 gene encoding uncharacterized protein: MEFKAFIVFCFAFFVFTVSGFSVSKREAAEEKDTVSKYTVKIHDGEKEIDETLEINTEDETETINVPDDGNTSASAPGAVKSVYDFKRNLAMHRMSNQKACFLSNSTDNLPNPGDLKKVLDEGSSSSPSQDSFEYMVDGTLDDRSMLSDEMKELCDGLPIYVITQKSSVEVEKQNSLNREKRWPCWYHYRCVRYRYCYRRWCCRYLYICRRYYVCSG, translated from the exons ATG GAGTTCAAGGCGTTTATCGTTTTCTGCTTTGCTTTCTTCGTTTTTACCGTATCTGGATTCTCAGTTTCTAAACGTGAAGCGGCagaagaaaag GACACCGTGTCAAAGTATACTGTTAAAATTCACGATGGAGAGAAAGAGATTGATGAAACACTTGAGATTAACACCGAGGACGAAACAGAGACCATCAACGTTCCAGACGATGGCAACACTAGTGCCAGTGCCCCCGGAGCAGTCAAATCTGTTTACGATTTCAAGCGA AACTTGGCCATGCATCGGATGTCTAATCAGAAAGCCTGCTTTCTGAGCAACTCTACGGACAATCTACCAAATCCTGGCGACCTCAAGAAAGTACTTGATGAG GGAAGTTCGTCAAGCCCCTCTCAGGATTCGTTTGAGTATATGGTTGACGGAACTCTCGACGACCGGTCGATGTTGAGTGATGAGATGAAGGAATTGTGTGACGGGCTTCCCATTTATGTGATAACGCAGAAAAGCTCGGTGGaagtggaaaaacaaaacagcctTAACC gAGAGAAGCGCTGGCCTTGCTGGTACCACTACCGCTGTGTTCGGTACAGATATTGCTATAGAAGGTGGTGCTGTAGATACCTATATATCTGCCGTCGGTATTATGTATGTTCAGGATAA